The Vicia villosa cultivar HV-30 ecotype Madison, WI linkage group LG1, Vvil1.0, whole genome shotgun sequence genome includes a region encoding these proteins:
- the LOC131644725 gene encoding probable methyltransferase PMT27, protein MAPPIKSRNRRSSTSSSYTSTLTTLVFIALCVLGVWMLTSNSVVSPKTHSAVDTSTTNDFSSNDQTTTANNNNDDDNNNNNNNNSDELASEKRINAKYNLDDSTTSERTTNANNNIDDSISETTNNGLTSESSTKNQDQKETTTVFGDNPGNLPDDAIKNDDANNVVNTNNNEQTKQEDKSSFAQNQEPRNSNNDQKIIVTEKDEVNAKGDQQQEAQDDANEQQLKEDKGESEVKMSKVDEPKEQENESHEEAVSVEKPKPERKRRKSRKELKKQWSTQADESRGEKERQNVNESGGSSSTSSSVVDQEGKDFKWTICNVTSGADYIPCLDNEKYLKTSHRKHFEHRERHCPEDAPTCLVSLPQGYKIHVPWPGSRDKIWYHNVPHVKLAEVKGHQNWVKLMGEFLTFPGGGTQFIHGALHYIDFLQQAQPDIAWGKHTRVILDVGCGVGSFGGYLFERDVIAMSFAPKDEHEAQVQFGLERGIPAISAVMGTQRLQFPSRVFDLIHCARCRVPWHEEGGMLLLELNRVLRPGGYFVWSATPVYQTLEEDVEIWKQMKALTKSMCWDLVTIKNDTLNQVGAAFFRKTSSNECYEQREQSQPPMCKDDDDPNAAWYVPLQACMHKLPADQTERGAKWPEVWPQRLQKAPYWLNDAEGEKLSTQNFAADSVRWKNVVFELRVMGVDWPNVRNVMDMRATYGGFAAALKDLPLWVFNVVNVDAGDTLPIIYERGLIGMYHDWCESFSTYPRTYDLLHADQLFSNLKTRCKLIPVIAEVDRVLRPGGHFVVRDDLSVVDEVENLIKSINWEITSKTSKNQEGMLCAKKSFWRPDS, encoded by the exons ATGGCACCTCCTATCAAGTCACGTAATCGaagatcatcaacatcatcatcttaCACATCAACCTTAACAACATTAGTTTTCATTGCACTATGTGTCTTAGGTGTGTGGATGCTAACTTCAAACTCGGTCGTTTCGCCGAAAACACATTCGGCTGTTGATACTTCCACCACCAATGATTTTTCTTCCAATGATCAAACCACCACGGCCAACAACAACAATGACGacgataacaacaacaataacaataataactcGGATGAATTGGCATCTGAAAAGAGAATCAACGCCAAATATAACTTAGATGATTCGACCACATCTGAAAGAACAACCAATGCCAATAATAATATTGACGATTCGATATCAGAAACTACGAACAATGGTTTGACGTCAGAAAGTAGCACAAAGAACCAAGATCAGAAGGAAACTACTACTGTGTTTGGAGACAATCCAGGTAATCTACCGGATGATGCAATCAAAAACGATGATGCTAACAATGTTGTTAATACAAACAACAATGAACAAACAAAACAAGAAGATAAAAGCTCGTTCGCTCAAAATCAGGAGCCGAGAAATTCAAACAATGATCAGAAAATCATTGTGACAGAGAAAGATGAAGTGAATGCAAAGGGCGATCAGCAACAAGAAGCGCAAGATGATGCGAACGAACAGCAGTTAAAGGAAGACAAAGGCGAAAGCGAGGTCAAGATGTCTAAAGTCGACGAACCAAAAGAACAAGAAAATGAGAGTCATGAGGAAGCGGTGTCAGTAGAGAAGCCGAAACCCGAGAGGAAGAGGAGGAAGTCGAGGAAGGAATTGAAGAAACAATGGTCGACACAAGCAGACGAGTCTCGAGGTGAAAAGGAGAGACAAAACGTCAATGAATCAGGTGGAAGTAGTAGTACTAGTAGTAGTGTTGTTGATCAAGAAGGGAAAGATTTCAAGTGGACTATCTGTAATGTAACATCTGGTGCTGATTATATTCCATGTTTGGATAATGAAAAGTATCTGAAGACTTCACATAGAAAACACTTTGAACATAGAGAGAGGCATTGCCCTGAGGATGCACCAACTTGTCTGGTCTCACTTCCTCAAGGATACAAAATACATGTTCCATGGCCTGGTAGTAGAGATAAG ATATGGTACCACAATGTACCACACGTTAAGCTAGCTGAGGTGAAAGGACATCAAAATTGGGTGAAGTTGATGGGTGAGTTCTTGACATTCCCTGGAGGTGGCACTCAGTTCATTCACGGTGCTCTACACTATATTGATTTTCTTCAACAG GCTCAACCAGACATTGCATGGGGGAAGCATACAAGGGTGATATTGGACGTTGGGTGTGGAGTTGGTAGTTTTGGAGGTTACTTATTTGAAAGAGATGTTATTGCTATGTCTTTTGCTCCTAAAGATGAACATGAGGCACAAGTTCAGTTTGGACTTGAGAGAGGAATACCAGCCATATCTGCTGTCATGGGCACTCAAAGGTTGCAATTCCCAAGTCGTGTATTTGATCTGATACATTGCGCGCGATGTCGAGTACCTTGGCATGAAGAAG GTGGTATGCTGCTTTTGGAATTGAACCGAGTTCTTAGACCAGGTGGTTATTTTGTATGGTCTGCTACACCTGTGTACCAAACTCTCGAGGAAGATGTGGAGATATGGAAGC aaatgaAAGCGTTAACCAAGTCCATGTGTTGGGACCTTGTGACCATAAAAAATGATACTCTGAACCAAGTTGGTGCTGCCTTCTTCCGCAAAACTTCTTCCAATGAATGTTATGAGCAGAGAGAGCAAAGCCAACCTCCAATGTGTAAAGATGATGATGATCCAAATGCTGCCTG GTATGTACCTCTACAAGCTTGCATGCATAAGCTGCCTGCTGACCAGACAGAAAGAGGGGCTAAATGGCCAGAAGTTTGGCCTCAGAGACTACAAAAAGCTCCATATTGGTTAAATGATGCAGAGGGTGAAAAATTATCTACTCAAAATTTTGCAGCAGATAGTGTACGTTGGAAAAACGTTGTATTCGAGCTTAGAGTTATGGGTGTTGACTGGCCAAATGTGAGAAATGTCATGGACATGAGAGCTACATATGGAGG ATTCGCAGCAGCTTTGAAGGACCTTCCTCTATGGGTATTTAATGTGGTAAATGTAGATGCTGGAGATACACTTCCAATCATCTATGAACGAGGTCTTATTGGAATGTACCATGATTGGTGTGAATCCTTCAGCACATATCCAAGAACTTATGATCTTTTGCATGCCGATCAACTTTTCTCAAATCTAAAGACCAG GTGCAAACTTATTCCTGTTATAGCAGAGGTGGATAGAGTACTTAGACCAGGTGGTCATTTTGTTGTCCGGGATGATCTTAGTGTTGTCGATGAAGTGGAGAATTTGATCAAATCTATTAACTGGGAAATAACCTCCAAAACTTCCAAAAACCAAGAGGGGATGCTCTGTGCAAAGAAAAGCTTTTGGCGACCCGATTCGTAA
- the LOC131640441 gene encoding uncharacterized protein LOC131640441, with amino-acid sequence MGGGFRVLHLVRPFLSFLPEVQTADRKVPFREKVIYTVIALFIFLVCSQLPLYGIHSTTGADPFYWMRVILASNRGTVMELGITPIVTSGLVMQLLAGSKIIEVDNNVREDRALLNGAQKLLGILIAVGEAVAYVLSGMYGSVGQLGVGNAILIIIQLFFAGIIVICLDELLQKGYGLGSGISLFIATNICENIIWKAFSPTTINSGRGAEFEGAVIALFHLLITRTDKVRALREAFYRQNLPNVTNLLATVLIFLIVIYFQGFRVVLPVRSKNARGQQGSYPIKLFYTSNMPIILQSALVSNLYFISQLLHRKYSGNFIVNLLGKWKESEYGGGHSIPVGGIAYYITAPSSLADMAANPFHALFYLVFMLSACALFSKTWIEVSGSSARDVAKQLKEQQMVMPGHRESNLQKELNRYIPTAAAFGGICIGALTVLADFMGAIGSGTGILLAVTIIYQYFETFEKERASELGFFGF; translated from the exons ATGGGAGGTGGGTTTAGGGTTCTGCACTTAGTAAGGCCGTTTCTCTCGTTCCTTCCTGAAGTTCAGACTGCTGACAGGAAAGTGCCATTTAGAGAGAAGGTTATATATACTGTCATTGCTCTTTTCATTTTCCTTGTATGTAGTCAGCTCCCTCTATATGGGATACACTCGACGACTGGTGCAGATCCGTTCTATTGGATGCGTGTTATCCTTGCTTCTAATCGTGGGACTGTCATGGAACTTGGAATCACTCCAATTGTGACTTCGGGGTTGGTTATGCAACTTCTCGCTGGATCAAAGATCATTGAAGTGGACAACAATGTTCGAGAAGATCGAGCCCTTTT AAACGGAGCACAAAAGCTTCTTGGTATTTTGATAGCTGTTGGAGAAGCAGTTGCCTATGTTCTTTCAGGGATGTATGGTAGTGTGGGCCAACTTGGAGTAGGAAATGCTATCCTTATCATCATCCAGCTCTTTTTTGCCGGTATTATTGTGATATGTTTAGACGAGCTTCTTCAAAAAGGATATGGTCTTGGTTCTGGAATTTCCCTATTCATAGCAACTAATATCTG TGAAAACATTATATGGAAGGCATTTAGTCCCACCACCATTAATAGTGGACGTGGAGCTGAATTTGAGGGTGCTGTTATTGCTCTGTTCCATTTGTTGATTACTAGGACAGACAAGGTTCGTGCTCTTCGTGAAGCATTTTACCGGCAGAATCTTCCCAATGTGACAAATCTTCTTGCTACTGTCTTGATCTTCCTAATTGTGATATACTTCCAAGGTTTCCGTGTGGTCTTGCCTGTAAGGTCAAAAAATGCCCGAGGGCAGCAGGGTTCATATCCAATCAAACTTTTCTATACCTCCAACATGCCCATTATTCTTCAGTCTGCCCTTGTTTCCAATCTCTACTTTATCTCTCAG CTTCTCCACCGTAAGTACAGTGGAAACTTCATTGTAAATCTGTTGGGAAAATGGAAGGAATCTGAATATGGAGGTGGTCATTCAATTCCTGTTGGTGGTATTGCATACTACATCACTGCACCGTCCAG TTTAGCTGATATGGCAGCCAATCCTTTCCATGCTTTGTTCTATCTTGTGTTTATGCTGTCAGCTTGTGCCTTGTTCTCTAAAACTTGGATTGAGGTTTCTGGTTCGTCAGCTAGGGATGTTGCCAAGCAGTTGAAG GAACAACAAATGGTAATGCCTGGACACCGTGAGTCAAACTTGCAGAAAGAACTAAACCGATACATTCCCACTGCTGCAGCATTTGGAGGCATATGTATCGGTGCCCTAACAGTGTTGGCAGATTTTATGGGTGCAATAGGTTCCGGGACAGGGATTTTGCTTGCAGTAACAATCATCTACCAGTACTTTGAAACATTTGAGAAGGAAAGAGCCAGTGAACTTGGCTTCTTTGGTTTCTAA
- the LOC131640458 gene encoding folate transporter 1, chloroplastic-like isoform X1, translating into MSTEAPKRDHWQWENAIAGAAAGFATVAVMHPLDVVRTRFQVNDGRVSHLPSYKNTAHAIFTITRSEGLRGLYAGFLPGVLGSTISWGLYFFFYDKAKQRYARSREEKLSPGLHLASAAEAGALVCFCTNPVWLVKTRLQLQTPLHQTRPYSGLYDAFRTIMREEGFSALYRGIVPGLFLQVSHGAIQFTAYEELRKTIVDFKSKRSEIQNQNPDQLLNSVDYAVLGATSKVAAILLTYPFQVIRSRLQQRPGGDGIPRYMDSWHVVKETARFESVRGFYKGITPNLLKNVPASSITFIVYENALKLLKLARKND; encoded by the exons ATGTCAACGGAAGCGCCCAAGCGCGACCACTGGCAATGGGAGAACGCCATCGCCGGTGCCGCCGCCGGATTCGCCACCGTCGCCGTCATGCATCCCCTCGACGTTGTCCGAACTAGGTTTCAAG TTAACGATGGTCGAGTCTCTCATCTTCCCAGTTACAAGAACACCGCTCACGCAATTTTCACCATTACTCGCTCCGAG GGATTAAGAGGGCTATATGCAGGTTTTCTTCCTGGGGTTCTCGGGTCAACTATATCCTGGGGTTTATATTTCTTTTT CTATGACAAGGCTAAACAAAGATATGCTAGGAGCAGAGAGGAGAAGTTGAGCCCGGGTCTTCATCTTGCCTCAGCTGCGGAAGCAGGAGCCTTG GTTTGTTTTTGCACAAATCCTGTTTGGCTAGTGAAGACAAGATTGCAGCTTCAGACTCCTCTTCATCAGACACGGCCATACTCTGGGCTATATG ATGCATTTAGGACCATAATGAGGGAAGAAGGATTTAGTGCACTTTACAGAGGGATTGTTCCCGGTTTATTTCTG CAGGTCTCTCATGGAGCTATTCAGTTCACTGCCTACGAAGAGCTGCGTAAAACTATTGTTGATTTTAAGAGCAAGAGAAGTGAAATACAAAATCAAAACCCTGATCAACTCTTG AATTCTGTTGATTATGCTGTTCTTGGAGCAACATCAAAAGTTGCTGCAATACTCCTAACCTATCCATTTCAG GTTATCCGGTCCCGGTTGCAG CAACGACCCGGTGGTGATGGGATACCAAGATATATGGACAGCTGGCATGTTGTGAAAGAAACTGCACG ATTTGAAAGCGTCCGAGGTTTTTACAAGGGAATCACACCAAACCTCTTGAAAAACGTCCCTGCCTCTTCAATAACATTTATTGTTTATGAAAATGCTctaaaattactaaaactagcTAGAAAGAATGACTGA
- the LOC131640474 gene encoding folate transporter 1, chloroplastic-like has translation MSTAPPSKRDKLQWEYPVAGLISGFATLTVKYPLDLVSTRLQVNDGRLFSQFPRYKNTAHAIFTIARFDGLKGLYAGFLAGILGASISSGLALVGYARAKQKHAERKEEKFSPGLASIVETGVLVCLCANPVWIVKTRLQLQTPLHQTRPYSGLYDAFRTIVREEGFRALFRGIVPGLFLVAYGAIHLTVYQELHKTLAHLKTKGSNIQHQNPDKILNSVDSAILGATSKAAAILPAYPFHVIRTRLQLRPDSDGISRYKNSWHVVKETARFEGVRGFYKGITANLLKNIPAASITFVVYENVLKLLKQEKE, from the exons ATGTCAACGGCACCACCGTCCAAACGCGATAAGTTGCAATGGGAATATCCTGTTGCTGGTTTAATATCTGGATTCGCCACCTTAACCGTGAAGTATCCCCTCGACCTTGTCTCAACTAGGCTTCAag TTAACGATGGTCGACTCTTCTCTCAATTTCCTAGATACAAGAACACCGCTCACGCCATTTTCACCATTGCTCGCTTCGAC GGATTGAAAGGCCTATATGCAGGCTTTCTTGCTGGGATTCTTGGGGCAAGTATTTCATCTGGTTTAGCACTCGTTGG CTACGCAAGAGCTAAACAAAAACATGCTGAGAGAAAAGAGGAGAAGTTTAGTCCAGGTCTTGCCTCAATTGTGGAAACGGGAGTTTTG GTTTGCTTGTGCGCAAATCCTGTTTGGATAGTGAAGACAAGATTGCAGCTTCAGACTCCTCTTCATCAGACACGGCCATACTCTGGGCTCTATG ATGCATTTAGGACCATAGTGAGGGAAGAAGGGTTTAGAGCACTTTTTAGAGGAATTGTTCCTGGTTTATTCCTG GTCGCTTATGGCGCTATTCATCTCACTGTATACCAGGAGCTTCATAAAACTCTTGCTCATTTGAAGACTAAAGGAAGTAATATACAACATCAAAACCCTGATAAAATTTTG AATTCTGTTGATTCTGCTATTCTTGGAGCAACCTCAAAAGCTGCTGCAATACTCCCAGCCTATCCATTTCAT GTTATACGGACTCGTTTGCAG CTACGACCTGACAGTGATGGGATATCAAGATATAAGAACAGTTGGCATGTTGTGAAAGAAACAGCACG ATTTGAAGGTGTTCGTGGTTTTTACAAGGGAATCACTGcaaaccttttgaaaaacatTCCTGCTGCTTCAATAACATTTGTTGTTTATGAAAATGTTCTAAAATTACTTAAACAGGAGAAGGAATGA
- the LOC131640458 gene encoding folate transporter 1, chloroplastic-like isoform X2, with product MSTEAPKRDHWQWENAIAGAAAGFATVAVMHPLDVVRTRFQVNDGRVSHLPSYKNTAHAIFTITRSEGLRGLYAGFLPGVLGSTISWGLYFFFYDKAKQRYARSREEKLSPGLHLASAAEAGALVCFCTNPVWLVKTRLQLQTPLHQTRPYSGLYDAFRTIMREEGFSALYRGIVPGLFLVSHGAIQFTAYEELRKTIVDFKSKRSEIQNQNPDQLLNSVDYAVLGATSKVAAILLTYPFQVIRSRLQQRPGGDGIPRYMDSWHVVKETARFESVRGFYKGITPNLLKNVPASSITFIVYENALKLLKLARKND from the exons ATGTCAACGGAAGCGCCCAAGCGCGACCACTGGCAATGGGAGAACGCCATCGCCGGTGCCGCCGCCGGATTCGCCACCGTCGCCGTCATGCATCCCCTCGACGTTGTCCGAACTAGGTTTCAAG TTAACGATGGTCGAGTCTCTCATCTTCCCAGTTACAAGAACACCGCTCACGCAATTTTCACCATTACTCGCTCCGAG GGATTAAGAGGGCTATATGCAGGTTTTCTTCCTGGGGTTCTCGGGTCAACTATATCCTGGGGTTTATATTTCTTTTT CTATGACAAGGCTAAACAAAGATATGCTAGGAGCAGAGAGGAGAAGTTGAGCCCGGGTCTTCATCTTGCCTCAGCTGCGGAAGCAGGAGCCTTG GTTTGTTTTTGCACAAATCCTGTTTGGCTAGTGAAGACAAGATTGCAGCTTCAGACTCCTCTTCATCAGACACGGCCATACTCTGGGCTATATG ATGCATTTAGGACCATAATGAGGGAAGAAGGATTTAGTGCACTTTACAGAGGGATTGTTCCCGGTTTATTTCTG GTCTCTCATGGAGCTATTCAGTTCACTGCCTACGAAGAGCTGCGTAAAACTATTGTTGATTTTAAGAGCAAGAGAAGTGAAATACAAAATCAAAACCCTGATCAACTCTTG AATTCTGTTGATTATGCTGTTCTTGGAGCAACATCAAAAGTTGCTGCAATACTCCTAACCTATCCATTTCAG GTTATCCGGTCCCGGTTGCAG CAACGACCCGGTGGTGATGGGATACCAAGATATATGGACAGCTGGCATGTTGTGAAAGAAACTGCACG ATTTGAAAGCGTCCGAGGTTTTTACAAGGGAATCACACCAAACCTCTTGAAAAACGTCCCTGCCTCTTCAATAACATTTATTGTTTATGAAAATGCTctaaaattactaaaactagcTAGAAAGAATGACTGA